The Streptomyces phaeolivaceus genome has a window encoding:
- a CDS encoding DUF2637 domain-containing protein has protein sequence MWDPNDELIHMPHMPYTAHSVDPVPPLPEVRETPRRPVNRRRPRPGAHIFSGNPRIVPVVFLITTIAVCALTMLYWSVSYSYGQLRGIALLVVSEHLARWWPLTVYGPWLLAGLSILRASVQQRTARRSWAVMLICSGTAVALCIGQSPGSLLAMVIVGIPPITALVCFRELVGQFSSGPGPRHAADSLNGPKQPGRP, from the coding sequence GTGTGGGATCCGAACGACGAGCTGATCCACATGCCCCACATGCCCTACACGGCACACAGCGTGGACCCCGTCCCGCCACTGCCGGAGGTGCGCGAGACCCCGCGCCGCCCGGTCAACCGGCGGCGGCCACGCCCCGGGGCCCACATCTTTTCCGGAAACCCGAGAATCGTCCCCGTCGTCTTCTTAATTACGACAATCGCCGTGTGCGCGCTGACGATGCTCTATTGGTCGGTCTCCTATTCATACGGTCAACTGCGCGGTATCGCGCTGCTGGTCGTCTCGGAGCATTTGGCGCGCTGGTGGCCGCTGACCGTGTACGGGCCGTGGCTGCTGGCGGGGCTGTCGATTCTGCGGGCGTCCGTGCAGCAGCGCACCGCCCGGCGGTCCTGGGCGGTGATGCTGATCTGCTCCGGCACGGCGGTGGCCCTGTGCATCGGCCAGTCACCGGGTTCGCTGCTGGCCATGGTGATCGTCGGGATTCCGCCGATCACCGCGCTGGTCTGCTTCCGTGAACTCGTCGGCCAGTTCTCCTCCGGACCCGGCCCCCGGCACGCGGCCGACTCCCTCAACGGCCCCAAGCAGCCGGGCAGGCCCTAG